A single region of the Vanessa tameamea isolate UH-Manoa-2023 chromosome 18, ilVanTame1 primary haplotype, whole genome shotgun sequence genome encodes:
- the LOC113396704 gene encoding protein bicaudal D isoform X2, producing MSEGEELRHELERVVSERDRLLAESSELGADKATRESERAALRAELREARQREQRLLLDIGDLEDENISLQKQVSALRSSQVEFEGLKHEVRQLREEAEIARAAADETAALRRIAERQLAEALEALQAEREAKFAAKKELDAHISREAQFNITNLAYSIRGMPEEGADDDGEAGASGAGDLSAADHHADLFSEVHLHEISRLEKQLEQAHNENSQLSSSLRTAQSTAETESAAAGVLRAGLTRVSSRVAALHALHGDCAPLEDDKAEGGVASRAAKWLTWWRVSGGELGALLAALRELDAPPDGSPAALQRAHLAQLSDRVADAELRCAALQADADLLRTLAGGAGRALSSAAPALASAAETLAALYHHVCAVNGTQPERVLLEHAGQTDGAGGEGRGIDDEALALAAGELEGLRAAGLVARSADTLLDQLTHLRAALDTALDSRHRHQPMMEAEERGAELAELQEQVIKLKSLLSTKREQIATLRTVLKSNKNTAEVALANLKSKYETEKTIVTETMLKLRNELRLLKEDAATFSSLRAMFAARCEEYVTQVDELTQALSSAEEEKKTLNQLLRLAVQQKLSLTQRLEELEVDREMRTRRVPKAGGGARARGRDF from the exons ttaCGACACGAACTAGAAAGGGTGGTCAGCGAACGCGATCGTCTCCTAGCGGAGAGTTCAGAGCTCGGCGCAGACAAAGCGACACGAGAGTCGGAAAGAGCTGCTCTACGAGCTGAGCTCAGGGAAGCGAGACAAAGGGAGCAACGTCTACTGCTTGACATAGGGGATTTAGAAGACGAGAATATATCTTTACAAAAGCAGGTCTCAGCGTTACGGTCCTCACAG GTGGAATTTGAAGGGCTTAAACATGAGGTGCGACAACTGCGTGAAGAGGCAGAAATTGCGCGTGCCGCTGCTGATGAGACCGCAGCGCTTCGGCGTATTGCTGAGAGACAGCTGGCGGAGGCGCTGGAAGCGCTACAAGCCGAGCGAGAAGCTAAGTTCGCGGCGAAGAAGGAATTAGATGCGCATATCAGTAGAGAAGCGCAATTCAATATTACTAACTTGGCGTACAGTATACGAG GTATGCCAGAAGAAGGCGCAGACGACGACGGCGAGGCGGGCGCGTCCGGTGCCGGAGACCTCAGCGCCGCCGACCATCACGCAGATCTCTTCTCCGAGGTGCATTTGCATGAGATTTCGCGGCTCGAGAAGCAGCTCGAACAAGCGCACAACGAAAAC TCGCAATTATCGAGCTCGCTCCGCACGGCGCAATCGACCGCGGAGACCGAGAGCGCCGCGGCCGGAGTGCTGCGCGCCGGCCTCACGCGCGTGTCGTCCCGCGTCGCCGCCCTGCACGCGCTGCACGGGGACTGCGCGCCGCTG GAGGACGACAAGGCGGAGGGCGGCGTGGCATCGCGCGCGGCCAAGTGGCTGACGTGGTGGCGCGTGTCGGGCGGAGAGCTGGGCGCACTGCTGGCTGCTCTGCGAGAGCTGGACGCGCCGCCCGACGGCTCGCCCGCCGCGCTGCAGCGCGCGCACCTGGCGCAGCTCAGCGACCGCGTGGCTGACGCGGAGCTGCGCTGCGCGGCGCTGCAGGCCGACGCCGACCTGCTGCGCACGCTGGCCGGAG GTGCCGGTAGAGCCCTGTCGTCGGCGGCGCCGGCACTCGCCTCGGCGGCGGAGACGCTAGCGGCGCTGTACCACCACGTGTGCGCCGTCAACGGCACACAGCCCGAGCGGGTGCTGCTCGAGCACGCGGGACAGACGGACG GCGCGGGCGGCGAGGGCCGCGGCATCGACGACGAGGCGCTGGCGCTGGCGGCGGGCGAGCTGGAGGGGCTGCGCGCGGCGGGGCTGGTGGCGCGCTCGGCCGACACGCTGCTGGACCAACTCACGCACCTGCGCGCCGCGCTCGACACCGCGCTGGACTCGCGCCACCGTCACCAGCCAA TGATGGAGGCGGAGGAGCGTGGCGCGGAGTTGGCGGAGCTGCAGGAGCAAGTCATCAAGCTCAAGTCCTTGCTGTCCACCAAGCGCGAACAGATCGCCACCCTGCGTACCGTGCTCAAATCCAACAAGAACACCGCCGAGGTGGCGCTCGCCAACCTCAAGTCCAAGTACGAGACCGAGAAGACTATCGTCACCGAGACTATGCTCAAACTGCGCAACGAGCTACGGCTGCTCAAAGAAGACGCTGCCACCTTCTCAA GTTTGCGTGCTATGTTCGCGGCGAGATGCGAGGAGTACGTCACGCAGGTCGACGAACTCACGCAGGCTCTATCCAGCGCCGAGGAGGAGAAGAAGACTCTCAACCAGCTGTTGCGTCTCGCCGTGCAACAAAAACTTTCGCTCACGCAACGCCTCGAGGAACTGGAG GTGGACCGCGAGATGCGCACGCGCCGCGTGCCCaaggcgggcggcggcgcgcgcgcgcgggGCCGAGACTTCTAG
- the LOC113397569 gene encoding muskelin has protein sequence MDDQYESVKLCYTIHKYSSYSANYLPENIMKNNPSDQLSRWFTDSSTPCQYIMLKLQTPCIVETIKFGKYIKAHVSDLKKFQILGGTDENHLSILLTGGLKNDSLDETFRLRHRTSEGLYLPVRYIKIVPLQSWGPAYNYTIWYVELQGKNHETLINSAMDTIDLRKEEEAVRILLKHLRRRRYKDAFEALSRESGVQLEGPVQTRLWNALVENGDYKLAEKIFDEAADEGELDWYMSWQPYTPEWRQLCGCSAAMEEQLCCDANAAHARTRSADLPCADREPRPDAPEAGAGGADAAEACCAACAGGACCGRPGPRGGHQLVVDPNSGTLYLFGGWNGTEDLDDLWSFDTKAERWTLLCRHSGMVNGPSPRSCHKMVFDPVHERLYTLGRYLDNAQRIPCNMNSDLYMYDVSSGEWSLVSGDTAAEGGPRLVFDHQMCIDPDTQTIYVFGGRVLPANTEELACPQYSGLYAYYIARNTWELLLADKHDLHAPQPRVSHSMLFHPVQRRLYMFAGQRNKEQLVDLWWWECGTNVAHAVCRAPARAPPPQGFTQRATLDPDADEIHVLSGMSKEKDKRVYNTLWIFSLRRLTWTCVYRNESVAPNEPRPRFAHQLVYDPVRKMHYLFGGNPGTAGSPRLRLGDLWALRLRRASPQRVRGRARAALREARFRELAAAPCGAVAALHYLRNDLCAATDHSDPSQVAHFQKLATILFSGTEPPDVRAVSLNARRERTLMRRRAALHRSAHCGDLAQALAAVLGSEDTLLEPTQPFEETSSPTPDTWDAGEHEDDDPDSAERDTRAARVQLYDQLCRYFRPSTAPPGADITDLVKM, from the exons ATGGATGATCAATATGAAAGTGTTAAATTGTGTTACACAATACACAAATACTCAAGTTACTCTGCCAATTATTTACCAGA aaACATCATGAAAAATAATCCCTCTGATCAGTTGTCCAGGTGGTTTACAGATAGTTCAACACCTTGTCAATATATTATGCTTAAATTACAAACCCCATGTATAGTGGAGACAATAAAgtttggtaaatatataaaagctcATGTCAGTGATCTGaagaaatttcaaatattaggtGGCACTGATGAAAATCATCTGTCAATATTGTTAACAGG aGGTTTGAAAAACGATAGTCTAGATGAAACATTCAGGTTACGACACCGAACATCAGAAGGACTTTATTTACCAGTtagatacataaaaattgtACCTCTTCAGTCATGGGGCCCAGCATATAATTACACCATATGGTATGTTGAATTGCAAGGCAAAAATCATGAGACCTTAATCAACTCGGCTATGGACACAATTGATTTG CGCAAAGAAGAAGAAGCTGTTCGAATACTTTTGAAACATTTACGTCGAAGGCGCTACAAGGATGCATTTGAAGCTCTATCGAGGGAGAGTGGAGTGCAGTTGGAAGGTCCAGTCCAGACACGACTGTGGAACGCACTCGTCGAGAATGGCGACTATAAACttgctgaaaaaatatttgatgaagcTGCTGATG AGGGCGAGTTGGACTGGTACATGTCGTGGCAGCCGTACACTCCGGAGTGGAGGCAGCTGTGCGGCTGCTCGGCGGCGATGGAGGAGCAGCTGTGCTGCGACGCGAACGCGGCGCACGCTCGCACGCGCTCCGCCGACCTGCCGTGCGCCGACCGCGAGCCCCGGCCTGACGCACCG gaggcgggcgcgggcggcgccgaCGCGGCGGAGGCGTGCTGCGCGGCGTGCGCGGGCGGCGCGTGCTGCGGCCGGCCCGGCCCGCGCGGCGGACACCAGCTCGTCGTCGACCCCAACTCTG GCACACTGTATTTATTCGGCGGATGGAATGGTACAGAGGATCTGGACGACTTATGGAGCTTTGACACGAAAGCGGAGCGATGGACTCTCCTGTGTCGGCACAGCGGCATGGTCAACGGACCTTCTCCTCGCTCCTGCCACAAAATGGTTTTCGACCCCGTCCACGAACGATTATATACCCTTGGACGATATTTAGATAACGCGCAGAGAATTCCGTGTAATATGAAT AGTGACCTGTACATGTACGACGTGTCGAGCGGCGAGTGGTCGCTGGTGAGCGGCGACACGGCGGCGGAGGGCGGCCCGCGACTCGTGTTCGACCACCAGATGTGTATCGACCCCGACACGCAGACCATCTACGTGTTCGGCGGTCGCGTGCTGCCCGCCAACAC AGAGGAGTTGGCATGTCCGCAGTACTCGGGTCTATACGCGTACTACATCGCGCGCAATACCTGGGAGCTCCTCCTAGCGGACAAGCACGACCTGCACGCGCCGCAGCCGCGCGTGTCGCACTCCATGTTGTTCCACCCG GTGCAGCGGCGCCTGTACATGTTCGCGGGGCAGCGCAACAAGGAGCAGCTGGTGGACCTGTGGTGGTGGGAGTGCGGCACCAACGTGGCGCACGCCGTGTGCCGCGCGCCcgcccgcgcgccgccgccgcagGGCTTCACGCAGCGCGCCACGCTCGACCCCGACGCCGACGAGATACACGTGCTCTCG GGTATGAGCAAAGAAAAGGACAAGCGCGTGTATAATACGCTGTGGATATTTTCACTGCGACGACTCACGTGGACGTGCGTGTATCGCAATGAGAGCGTAGCGCCCAACGAGCCGCGGCCGCGCTTCGCGCACCAACTCGTGTACGATCCCGTGAGGAAG ATGCACTACCTGTTCGGCGGCAACCCGGGCACGGCGGGCAGCCCGCGCCTGCGGCTGGGCGACCTGTGGGCGCTGCGCCTGCGCCGCGCGAGCCCCCAGCGCGTGCGCGggcgcgcgcgggcggcgcTGCGCGAGGCGCGCTTCCGCGAGCTGGCGGCCGCGCCCTGCGGCGCCGTGGCCGCGCTGCACTACCTGCGCAACGACCTGTGCGCCGCCACCGACCACTCCGACCCGAGCCAG GTAGCACATTTCCAGAAGTTAGCGACGATTTTATTCAGTGGCACCGAACCTCCCGACGTCAGAGCCGTGTCGTTGAATGCGCGTCGGGAGCGAACACTGATGCGCCGACGCGCTGCGCTGCACCGGAGCGCGCACTGCGGAGACTTGGCGCAGGCACTCGCTGCG GTTCTCGGCTCAGAAGACACTCTGCTCGAGCCCACTCAGCCGTTCGAGGAGACGTCGTCGCCCACGCCCGACACGTGGGACGCGGGCGAGCACGAGGACGACGACCCCGACAGCGCCGAGCGCGACACCCGCGCCGCGCGCGTGCAGCTCTACGACCAGCTGTGCCGCTACTTCCGCCCCTCCACGGCGCCGCCCGGCGCGGACATCACCGACTTAGTTAAAATGTAA
- the LOC113397741 gene encoding ATP-dependent (S)-NAD(P)H-hydrate dehydratase-like, whose translation MRISKTFTLILSLCLVEIQSLVVEECSNIIENVNESILTTLTKAVVPELEGKKKGEAGKIAIVGGSIEYTGAPYFAAISALKVGSDLVFVITTETAAPVIKSYSPDLIVIPHSSKNISSLLYSKDVVVLGPGLGRAAKGLDLAYDIINICRELRKPLVIDADGLYALYKNITILKNYPSPGVILTPNNAEVKRLKEAIPLGDTNWYEYWGDYVTVLEKGEQDQYHSNFERFDWCLNEGGSGRRAGGQGDILAGSLGTFFNWALKANLCENNQSISLAQSVASYAAAKFTRRCNYKAYRSHGRSMIASDMLNEIHSTFDELFT comes from the exons atgagaATTTCGAAGACTTTTACTTTGATACTTTCTTTATGTCTTGTTGAAATCCAATCTTTGGTCGTAGAAGAATgttcaaatattatagaaaatgtaAATGAAAGTATTCTCACGACTCTTACAAAAGCAGTAGTGCCAGAGTTAGAAGGCAAAAAAAAAGGAGAAGCTGGAAAAATTGCGATTGTAGGCGGTTCTATCGAATATACAGGAGCACCATACTTTGCAGCCATTTCTGCTCTGAAG gtcgGATCTGACTTGGTTTTTGTGATAACCACAGAAACCGCAGCACCAGTAATTAAATCTTATAGTCCCGATCTCATTGTTATCCCTCATTCATCCAAAAATATTAGTTCTTTACTTTATAGTAAGGATGTCGTGGTACTAGGACCTGGCTTAGGTCGAGCAGCAAAAGGATTAGACCTAGCATatgacataattaatatatgcaGAGAATTACGAAAACCTTTGGTCATTGATGCTGATGGTCTATATGCACTTTATAAGAATATCaccattttaaaaaattatccaAGCCCTGGAGTTATATTAACCCCTAATAATGCAGAAGTTAAAAGATTAAAAGAAGCTATTCCACTAGGAGACACGAATTGGTACGAATATTGGGGTGATTATGTAACAGTCTTAGAAAAAGGTGAACAGGATCAGTACCATTCAAACTTTGAAAGATTCGATTGGTGTTTGAATGAAGGAGGGTCCGGTAGACGAGCTGGAGGCCAGGGCGATATATTAGCTGGTTCATTAGGGACTTTCTTTAATTGGGCACTTAAAGCAAATCTTTGTGAAAATAATCAATCTATCTCATTAGCTCAGAGTGTAGCTTCTTATGCAGCTGCCAAATTTACCAGAAGATGTAATTACAAAGCTTACAGATCACATGGTCGAAGCATGATTGCTTCGGATATGTTAAATGAAATTCACTCTACATTTGATGAACTTTTTACCTAg